In Aspergillus fumigatus Af293 chromosome 6, whole genome shotgun sequence, the genomic window TCAAATCCAGCGGGAATGTTGTTGCCGGTGTATGTCACCATAGTATCGTTGTTGTCCTTGTCAAGAGGCTGGAGCAAGTTGAATGGAAGATTGGGAGTTTTAACCAATCCCATAGAGCGAACAACAAGTGGGGCAatgagaaggacaaggaacAGAATGAGCATCCCAAAGTAGAGAATAGCAAAGCGGATgactcttctcttcctgaGCTTCGATTGCTTCAGTGAGTAAATTGGAGGGCGGATTTGGCGACTAGACGAGTGTTAGACAAGATAAGATCAAATATCGTGGTGAAAATTGTTCCTTACCTTGGGCGCAGCCAGAAGAGCATGACCGAGTGGAATTTATCAATGAATGGGACGCAGAGGGCAGGCAGCATGGCGAACAAGAGTACGTGACCCAAAACGAAGTCTGCAGAGAAGTATCCCAACTCCGTAATCTTGCACAGGAACTCACGACCGGGTTGTGACATCGAGTGCCAACCCATGTTGTACCACTTGCCAGTCCACCATGCGATATTAGACTGGTCATGCTTGAACTCGCGGGTCAATGCAAGGGCAATGATGAGCTTGTAGATGAAACGCTGAATGGCCGCTGCTGCAATCATGCCAATGAGCATTCTCGGCCAGGACCAGGATTCAAGGAAGAACATGACTTCGAAGATGGCGAGCAGTACAATGACAGCTATAGCGTGCGCAATGGCAGCGAGAACAGCACCGAATTTCTTGCAGCACATGCTGAAGATGGGTCCCATACAGCAGGCCATGCCGAAGAaaacaccagcaacaccTGCGTTGATGGCGATTGGTCCAGCGGCAACAATGGCGAGTCGCAGGATGGCATCCGTAGGTTCCGGGTTATCACGTACTCCAGTCCTGGAGTTGATGTAGAGATAAGGAACCAGCGTCACAGCAACAAGTACTAGGGGTGCAATAATCTCGCTGAAGAAAATATTGGTGAGACGAGCCCTAGGAACATCGCCGGAGCCCTTCTCGGATGGCACACCAAGAAGCTTGCGCTTGTAACCAGTGATCCGAGTACGAGAGAGGCGACAAAATCCaatccaagaagaagcgtgtGAGCGCGAATTACCACGTGAAAGCCACCTGAGATAATCGCGGTAATCAATGAAGAAATCATTCCAGGCGAACTGGTGGGGGTTGAATAAGAACGGCGAGATGCAGAGGGCAAGCAGAGAGACCCAGAACCAAATGAGAGCCGCCGTCCAGACGGTGGATGTCGCGAAAAGAAGCATAAGCAGCGAACGCGCGCCAGCGTAAATGGAGGGACCTGCAAAACGCGAGTATAAGACACCAAAGGGAATGCGGGCTGTGGCAAAGCCACGACCAGTACCGATATATCGCGCACCGCCGAAAGAAAGGTTCTGGTGGACAGCGTTGGCATAGATCTGGCAGACAAAAACCTCGAACATGAATGAGACAGAACCGAAGTGTTTGGCTAGACGCATGGCCATCCGCCATACTCCCCTCTCTGTCAGTTCCTGGACAGCCAGTGGGACgaaagagatgaagaagacgataaAGATTGAGATGATACAACGGTTGACCCAGTCGACGATCGGTGTGAGATTGGCACAGTAAGTGGGTCGAAGAGGATCAGTGATCGGCAAGTCAGGGTTGTAACGGCAAGTGATGGTCTCGTGCTTCAGAGCTCCCAGGTTGATTAGGACGATCATGAACATCTGTACCGACAACATGATAAACATGTTGTTAATGTGGAAGCCAGGATGAGCATAGTAAAACGACAGGAAGCGGTCGAGAGGCAATTGAGTGCCgagatagtagtattctCTGGACAACATCTGTTCGCCCATACCCGTACCGATCTTGGTTGTGAAGTTCAAAATGGAGCCAAACCCGAGATCACGACCTTTACCACATTGGTAGTACTCGCAGTGCTTGATGCGACCACCACGAATCATGGCATTCATACCGGCATAGATATCCTCGTTCAGATGCAGACCTTTTTGAGCTTTGGAGATACCGCCACGAGTTGTCATGAAGATGCCGTTGAGGAAATCGGGGTGACCATAGTGAAGCTTACCACCGATCTGAGCCAAAGTACGGGCAAAAAGGGTACCGAAAGTCTGTTCCTTCCCAGCCGCGACGTCACCGAGCACGCCGATATTCTCGGAGAAAATGTATTCGCGGGCACCAAGAATGGCCACAGGGTTGGTGTTCGTAGAGGGAATGCCGGGCGTGTAGGGCGAGACGTTGTCAGTAGTCAATTCCTCGAACTCGGCGAGGACACTACGGATCTTGAGACACTCTTCCAGATAGTTGTCCTGATTGGCATCGATCACTTGGATATACTCGCCACGGTAGAAGATGATTGAGTGATTCTGGTTGTCAGACTTCCCGTCTCCTAAAATAGGGTTTCCAGAAAGCTGGATCCTAAACTTCGGCTTCCGCATACCATTCTCCAACAGCTCGCAGTGTCCGTCAATAAGGGCAGAGTACAAACGGGGCTCTTCACCTTCATTGACGGGAGGTTCCTCATCCAGGTAGGCAATTTGAAGATCTGGATAAGCCCTGAGAAGGAACTCTGTATTCTCACGCTCTTCCTTATTGAACTTGGCGTAGCGTTGCATAGAAACGACAATCTTGAACTTGCGACGAGCCATCCTCTCAAGTTCGCGTTCCAGCTTCTCGGAATTGCCACCGAACATCTGCACGACCTCTGGATTTTCAACCCGGTACAGGAGCTTGATCGCCCTGCTGTAATTCATGAACCCCGAAACGGTGCGGTAGAGAGTCTGTGAACGCAATGAGGACCAAATACGAGTCCGAAGGGTGTACTCTGGAGCAGCGGACTTGAAACCAATGCAATAGAAAGGAAGATCATCAATCTTGCTCTTGGCAAcatccttctcactcttctcAGGTTCGCCATTGAACTGGGACGTTTCATCGGCCAAAATCTTGGTGTCTTTGACGAAGCAGTCCCACTCGTGAGGATGAAGTTGTTTGAGGTATTCCAGCAGCGTCACACGAGAGTAGGGCTCATCCTCGCGGATAATCTCACGCAGGGATAGGAGGATCTTCTCGCTATAGTGGGGAATCAGAACGGTGAATGTAGGCATGTTGTCCACAGGAAGGGGCTCGGGCATGGGGGTAGAGAGTGATTGCGCGAAGAACGAGATCCGACGCTCAGCTTCACTACCAGGCGGGAAGAACTCAGTCTTGAAGGATTGATCCTCTTGAGACACAAAGAAAGTGGGCGCACGCAGGGTCCGTTTGCCTTCCTGCTCAGAAGGAACCTGGTGGTAGAGGAGCTTCTGAACATGGTCTATAGCCAGCAGATGCTCCCGGTAcattgagatgatgatggcattccAAACTTGAGAAATCAATACCTTAGGCTTGTACTTGATTTCCATGTCGGTTGTGGCGAGAACCTTTGAGTAAATACGCTTGGGCAGTCGGGAGAAGATATTTCTCCAGGGCGACCAGATCGACACACCCAGGTAGAACGACCTCGCAACAGAGAAGACAGTGTTGCAAATAATGTACCAAAGATAGctgtccaagaagaagagcgtcAAGTCCATGAAGAACATCAAGCCGAGAAGAATCTGGGGCTGTTTGTGACATAGAACGTTCCCAATGTATTTCACACCCGCACACTGATGTATCTGCATGGGTGAGAGAATCCGGATCGGATCCTTGAAAGACAGGGTCAGGAAGAAGTACGATTCCGCCAGTTTAGCACCGAAAACACAGACCCATAGGCCGTACGACATCCACATATCGTTGCCGTGCAGACGTGGGAAGCTTGCAGTGAATGTCTGGCTAGCCACATACTGACGGCCATGCTTCTTGAGGTAACTGCCGAAAAGCCCACCAAGTGGCATGACAGAGAAGAATACGAAAGTTGCCAGCGCGACGAAAAAGTGGACGATACCAACAATCAAAGGGATGGTTTTGCTGATGCCCATGCTCTTGCTGTAGGCGAAGACAAACACACCAGGAGCCAGATTGATGACGAAAACAAGGATCAGAAACATCAGTCGTTTGGTGAGGTGTTGAGCACCTGCCCAGCGCCTAGGCACGTACATCCATTCACAGATAGTAGCTGCAATCTGGATGAAAGAGACGAGGGCACCTCCGAAACCAACGGCGGACCAAATCCTGTAACCGGGAGGCTTATTGTTCACTTGCTGTTGATAATTGTCGGTGTAAAGCGATTGTGCGTTAAAAGCAGTAAAGAACCAGAAAGCACCCAGATGGATGACCCAGATACGGTTGAA contains:
- the fks1 gene encoding 1,3-beta-glucan synthase translates to MSGYQQGGGHYNDGYGHQEHGDSFYQDEHGQAYYDHDYGDGYYDRSGYYGPDSNHNQQEGGYYDAGQPHDDYYGDHYYDQGNGQQGYDNRGRRRGDSEEDSETFSDFTMRSETARAADMDYYGRGDERYNSYADSQYGGRGYGYRPPSSQISYGANRSSGASTPVYGMDYGNALPAGQRSREPYPAWASDGQVPVSKEEIEDIFLDLVNKFGFQRDSMRNMYDHLMTMLDSRASRMTPNQALLSLHADYIGGDNANYRRWYFAAHLDLDDAVGFANMKLGKADRKTRKARKAAKKAAQQNPENVEETLEALEGDNSLEAAEYRWKTRMNKMSQHDRVRQLALFLLCWGEANQVRFLPECLCFIFKCADDYYNSPECQNRVEPVEEFTYLNEIITPLYQYCRDQGYEIVDGKYVRRERDHNQIIGYDDMNQLFWYPEGIERIALEDKTRLVDIPPAERWTKLKDVVWKKAFFKTYKETRSWFHMITNFNRIWVIHLGAFWFFTAFNAQSLYTDNYQQQVNNKPPGYRIWSAVGFGGALVSFIQIAATICEWMYVPRRWAGAQHLTKRLMFLILVFVINLAPGVFVFAYSKSMGISKTIPLIVGIVHFFVALATFVFFSVMPLGGLFGSYLKKHGRQYVASQTFTASFPRLHGNDMWMSYGLWVCVFGAKLAESYFFLTLSFKDPIRILSPMQIHQCAGVKYIGNVLCHKQPQILLGLMFFMDLTLFFLDSYLWYIICNTVFSVARSFYLGVSIWSPWRNIFSRLPKRIYSKVLATTDMEIKYKPKVLISQVWNAIIISMYREHLLAIDHVQKLLYHQVPSEQEGKRTLRAPTFFVSQEDQSFKTEFFPPGSEAERRISFFAQSLSTPMPEPLPVDNMPTFTVLIPHYSEKILLSLREIIREDEPYSRVTLLEYLKQLHPHEWDCFVKDTKILADETSQFNGEPEKSEKDVAKSKIDDLPFYCIGFKSAAPEYTLRTRIWSSLRSQTLYRTVSGFMNYSRAIKLLYRVENPEVVQMFGGNSEKLERELERMARRKFKIVVSMQRYAKFNKEERENTEFLLRAYPDLQIAYLDEEPPVNEGEEPRLYSALIDGHCELLENGMRKPKFRIQLSGNPILGDGKSDNQNHSIIFYRGEYIQVIDANQDNYLEECLKIRSVLAEFEELTTDNVSPYTPGIPSTNTNPVAILGAREYIFSENIGVLGDVAAGKEQTFGTLFARTLAQIGGKLHYGHPDFLNGIFMTTRGGISKAQKGLHLNEDIYAGMNAMIRGGRIKHCEYYQCGKGRDLGFGSILNFTTKIGTGMGEQMLSREYYYLGTQLPLDRFLSFYYAHPGFHINNMFIMLSVQMFMIVLINLGALKHETITCRYNPDLPITDPLRPTYCANLTPIVDWVNRCIISIFIVFFISFVPLAVQELTERGVWRMAMRLAKHFGSVSFMFEVFVCQIYANAVHQNLSFGGARYIGTGRGFATARIPFGVLYSRFAGPSIYAGARSLLMLLFATSTVWTAALIWFWVSLLALCISPFLFNPHQFAWNDFFIDYRDYLRWLSRGNSRSHASSWIGFCRLSRTRITGYKRKLLGVPSEKGSGDVPRARLTNIFFSEIIAPLVLVAVTLVPYLYINSRTGVRDNPEPTDAILRLAIVAAGPIAINAGVAGVFFGMACCMGPIFSMCCKKFGAVLAAIAHAIAVIVLLAIFEVMFFLESWSWPRMLIGMIAAAAIQRFIYKLIIALALTREFKHDQSNIAWWTGKWYNMGWHSMSQPGREFLCKITELGYFSADFVLGHVLLFAMLPALCVPFIDKFHSVMLFWLRPSRQIRPPIYSLKQSKLRKRRVIRFAILYFGMLILFLVLLIAPLVVRSMGLVKTPNLPFNLLQPLDKDNNDTMVTYTGNNIPAGFEPVESASSVATATS